A genome region from Stenotrophomonas maltophilia includes the following:
- a CDS encoding DoxX family protein produces MPRMISTLLDSRALWFLARLLLAVVFLSSGLAKLMAWDNSVAEMQAAGLHPPALFNIASAMVLLGGSLCLLLDRLLWLGSGALAVFMLLTIVIVHTFWAKQGAEQQLALFFALEHLSVVGGLICAAIASRARSQKNSSSNR; encoded by the coding sequence ATGCCACGGATGATCTCCACCCTGCTCGACAGCCGCGCGCTGTGGTTCCTCGCCCGCCTGCTGTTGGCCGTGGTGTTCCTGTCCTCGGGCCTGGCCAAACTGATGGCGTGGGACAACAGCGTCGCCGAGATGCAGGCGGCCGGGCTGCACCCACCTGCGCTGTTCAACATCGCCAGCGCCATGGTGCTGCTGGGCGGCTCACTGTGCCTGCTGCTCGATCGCCTGCTGTGGCTGGGCAGCGGCGCACTTGCGGTGTTCATGCTGTTGACCATCGTCATCGTGCACACCTTCTGGGCCAAGCAAGGTGCAGAACAGCAACTGGCCCTGTTCTTCGCGCTGGAACACCTGAGCGTGGTGGGTGGCCTGATCTGCGCAGCCATCGCAAGCCGTGCGCGGTCTCAGAAGAACTCGTCAAGCAACCGATAG
- a CDS encoding APH(3')-II family aminoglycoside O-phosphotransferase, which produces MDENEAVPCGMQLPQAWQEMLTDAYIERQSIGVSRADVARVHRSGQADAFLKSEVIDAFSELGDEIARLRWLQAQGQSAPTVIATTEEGGRRWLLMSALPGRDLASSPELAPRQVAELLADALRGLHAVPVANCPFDQRLASRLQAAQARVEAGLVDADDFDDERLGQSPQQVFAELRATRPAHEDLVVSHGDACLPNLMVADGRFTGFIDCGRLGVADRYQDLALAARSLVHNSGETRCVATLFRRYGAVPDERRLAFYRLLDEFF; this is translated from the coding sequence ATGGACGAAAACGAAGCGGTCCCCTGCGGGATGCAGCTGCCGCAGGCATGGCAGGAAATGCTGACCGACGCATACATCGAACGGCAGTCGATCGGTGTGTCGCGTGCCGACGTCGCCCGCGTCCATCGATCGGGCCAGGCGGATGCCTTCCTGAAATCGGAAGTGATCGATGCCTTCAGTGAACTGGGTGATGAGATCGCCCGGCTGCGTTGGCTGCAGGCGCAGGGGCAGTCGGCGCCGACGGTGATTGCCACGACCGAGGAGGGCGGTCGGCGCTGGTTGTTGATGAGCGCGCTGCCCGGCCGCGACCTGGCCTCCTCGCCGGAGCTCGCGCCGAGGCAGGTGGCAGAACTGCTGGCTGACGCACTGCGTGGGCTGCATGCCGTGCCTGTAGCCAACTGCCCGTTCGACCAGCGGTTGGCATCGCGCCTGCAGGCCGCACAGGCACGCGTCGAGGCGGGGCTGGTCGATGCCGATGACTTCGACGACGAGCGGCTGGGCCAGAGCCCGCAGCAGGTTTTCGCCGAGCTGCGCGCTACCCGGCCCGCTCATGAAGACCTGGTGGTCAGTCATGGCGATGCCTGCCTGCCCAACCTGATGGTGGCCGATGGGCGGTTCACCGGCTTCATCGATTGTGGCCGGTTGGGCGTGGCCGACCGCTATCAGGACCTGGCCCTGGCCGCGCGCAGCCTGGTCCACAATTCCGGTGAGACCCGCTGTGTCGCCACGCTGTTCCGGCGCTACGGTGCGGTCCCTGATGAGCGGCGGCTTGCATTCTATCGGTTGCTTGACGAGTTCTTCTGA
- a CDS encoding SDR family NAD(P)-dependent oxidoreductase, producing the protein MKLMVIGASRGLGRAFVEGLCQPGDTVVGVSRSRPREIQCPAGVTLQWIEADLAQPTLAADHIATQAPADIDVLIHNLGIWEANAFSDDYAFLDESDSALAQLIDVNVTATLMLLRRLLPRVLQASRPQLVLTGSTSALPRSGRPEVAFGASKFALNGIADALREGFRDRRLAVTSLQLGYLNTDDALSVPVAAAAARGDGELVPVHDVVTMVRALLQLSPSGFVRELVLPAIADPRY; encoded by the coding sequence ATGAAGTTGATGGTCATCGGCGCCAGCAGGGGCCTGGGGCGGGCATTCGTTGAAGGCCTGTGCCAACCCGGCGATACCGTTGTCGGCGTCTCCCGCAGTCGCCCGCGCGAAATCCAATGCCCTGCGGGCGTCACCCTACAGTGGATCGAAGCCGACCTGGCCCAACCAACCCTGGCCGCCGACCATATCGCGACGCAGGCACCAGCCGATATCGACGTGCTGATCCACAATCTGGGCATCTGGGAAGCGAACGCCTTCAGCGACGATTACGCCTTCCTCGATGAATCCGACAGTGCCCTCGCACAGCTGATCGACGTCAACGTCACCGCCACCCTGATGCTGCTGCGCCGCCTGCTGCCTCGCGTGCTGCAGGCATCGCGCCCGCAACTGGTGCTGACCGGCTCAACCTCGGCCCTGCCACGCAGCGGCCGCCCGGAAGTGGCGTTCGGCGCTTCGAAATTCGCACTCAACGGCATCGCCGACGCATTGCGCGAAGGCTTCCGTGATCGACGCCTGGCGGTGACCAGCCTGCAGCTGGGTTATCTCAATACCGACGATGCACTGTCGGTTCCCGTGGCAGCGGCGGCAGCGCGCGGCGATGGCGAACTGGTGCCGGTGCACGACGTGGTGACCATGGTGCGTGCGCTGCTGCAGCTGTCGCCGTCCGGCTTCGTACGTGAACTGGTACTGCCCGCCATCGCCGACCCGCGCTACTGA
- a CDS encoding EAL domain-containing protein, producing the protein MDALSRVAAQVLDSALPSLPLYLLQATAVIGMIGVLLIATRRAGHAIEGRRLYVGVALGLIYLFNSWFVARYTQGVVKLHLGFDILLVSGLLGGWRGGLACLGASLLARYQFAGTLYFLPAGLEAALQMLAGVWLRRRLHPRMLNELSLRMILQAWGVRIAVTAFGLALGVAIIGADLLPVEELAIQRLLALPLSLLMLGAVFALVYNDAQIDVQRQREQAWLRIDPISGLPNMRALGERLQHFWRDNDGIGKACLIVAEMGNLRDLRLRYGPLQDNGLWQRDTTDEVHRLLPALPTGQLEIHQFGDAALAILVRDLTLPELRTQPQITELASNLADRVGRDWPGFRPLFRCAVVELKPPTPEDDGHLPFRAITLALSAIESGVVFFDDPIQRDSEIDALIESSLERWLQQGDAPLCYQPKHRLQDRRLVGAEALLRMRDTEGRMIAPMRVISLLRRHGRLAELEWATLQSAIHFLQQCRRDATALTVAVNVSAESLRQPGFGQRLQELLQLHDVPGEMLRLEIVEWTEIVERDVVDANIAQLLAAEVTLSLDDFGAGYSTLILLSQLAIAEVKIEQALIATLSDAKSQSIVRFIVEVAHRCGAVVVAEGTETLAQEQQLRALGVDVGQGYLYSAALPADEFRRFAAN; encoded by the coding sequence ATGGATGCGCTTTCACGGGTTGCGGCCCAGGTCCTGGACAGCGCCCTGCCCAGCCTGCCGCTGTACCTGCTGCAGGCCACGGCGGTGATCGGCATGATCGGCGTGCTGCTGATCGCCACCCGTCGCGCCGGCCACGCCATTGAAGGCCGCCGCCTGTACGTAGGCGTAGCGCTGGGCCTGATCTACCTGTTCAACTCGTGGTTCGTGGCCCGCTATACGCAAGGGGTGGTCAAGCTCCATCTGGGCTTCGACATCCTGCTGGTCAGTGGCCTGCTTGGCGGCTGGCGCGGCGGCCTGGCCTGCCTCGGCGCCAGCCTGCTGGCCCGCTACCAGTTCGCAGGCACGCTGTACTTCCTGCCTGCTGGCCTGGAGGCCGCACTGCAGATGTTGGCAGGCGTCTGGCTGCGCAGGCGCCTGCACCCGCGCATGCTCAATGAACTCTCGCTGCGCATGATCCTGCAGGCCTGGGGCGTACGCATCGCCGTCACCGCGTTCGGCCTGGCCCTGGGCGTGGCGATCATCGGCGCCGACCTGCTGCCGGTGGAAGAGCTGGCGATCCAGCGCCTGCTGGCGCTGCCGCTGTCACTGCTGATGCTGGGCGCGGTGTTCGCACTGGTCTACAACGATGCGCAGATCGACGTGCAGCGCCAACGCGAACAGGCCTGGCTGCGTATCGATCCGATCAGTGGCCTGCCCAACATGCGCGCGCTCGGCGAACGCCTGCAGCACTTCTGGCGCGACAACGACGGCATCGGCAAGGCCTGCCTGATCGTGGCCGAGATGGGCAACCTGCGCGATCTGCGCCTGCGCTATGGTCCTCTGCAGGACAACGGCCTGTGGCAGCGCGACACCACCGACGAGGTGCATCGGTTGCTGCCCGCGCTGCCGACCGGACAGCTGGAGATCCATCAGTTCGGCGACGCCGCGCTGGCGATCCTGGTACGCGACCTGACCCTGCCCGAACTGCGCACGCAACCACAGATCACCGAGCTGGCCAGCAACCTGGCTGACCGGGTCGGCCGTGACTGGCCGGGCTTCCGCCCGTTGTTCCGCTGCGCGGTGGTGGAGCTCAAGCCCCCAACCCCTGAAGACGACGGCCACCTGCCGTTCCGCGCGATCACCCTGGCGCTCAGCGCGATCGAATCGGGCGTGGTGTTCTTTGATGACCCGATCCAGCGCGACAGCGAGATCGACGCCCTGATCGAGAGCTCACTCGAACGCTGGTTGCAGCAGGGGGATGCGCCGCTGTGCTACCAGCCCAAGCATCGCCTGCAGGATCGCCGGCTGGTCGGCGCCGAAGCACTGCTGCGCATGCGCGATACCGAGGGCAGGATGATCGCACCGATGCGCGTGATCTCCCTGCTGCGTCGGCATGGGCGGTTGGCCGAACTGGAATGGGCCACGCTGCAGTCGGCCATCCATTTCCTGCAGCAGTGCCGGCGTGATGCCACAGCATTGACCGTTGCCGTCAACGTTTCCGCCGAGTCCCTGCGCCAGCCCGGCTTTGGCCAGCGCCTGCAGGAACTGCTGCAGCTGCACGATGTGCCTGGTGAGATGCTGCGCCTGGAGATTGTCGAATGGACCGAGATCGTCGAGCGCGACGTGGTCGATGCCAACATCGCGCAGTTGCTGGCGGCCGAGGTCACCTTGTCGCTGGATGATTTCGGCGCCGGCTATTCAACCCTGATCCTGCTTTCGCAGCTGGCCATTGCCGAGGTCAAGATCGAACAGGCGCTGATCGCCACGCTGTCCGACGCCAAGTCGCAGTCGATCGTGCGCTTCATCGTCGAAGTCGCGCACCGCTGCGGTGCGGTTGTCGTGGCCGAGGGCACCGAGACCCTGGCGCAGGAACAACAACTACGTGCACTTGGCGTGGATGTCGGCCAGGGCTATCTGTACTCGGCAGCGCTGCCGGCCGACGAGTTCCGCCGTTTCGCCGCCAACTAG
- a CDS encoding TetR/AcrR family transcriptional regulator, with product MPRAPQRLTDRKREAIVRAAVEEFRASGYEATSMDRIAEVAGVSKRTVYNHFPSKEALFSMILEELWERSVASDTLPYRPDQTLQAQLLQLVGQKLELLSDANFIDLARVAMAEIIHSPERAQAIVCRMGEKESGESAWIRAAIADGRLREVDPEFAGHQLHGLVKSFAFWPQVTMGQAPLNAHERARVAESAVAMFLGFYAV from the coding sequence ATGCCCCGTGCCCCGCAACGCCTGACCGACCGCAAACGCGAAGCCATCGTGCGCGCGGCGGTGGAGGAGTTCCGTGCCTCGGGCTACGAGGCGACCAGCATGGACCGCATTGCCGAGGTGGCCGGGGTCTCCAAGCGCACCGTCTACAACCACTTCCCGAGCAAGGAAGCGCTGTTCTCGATGATCCTGGAGGAGCTGTGGGAACGCAGCGTAGCCAGTGATACGTTGCCGTACCGGCCTGACCAGACGCTGCAGGCGCAGCTGCTGCAGTTGGTAGGGCAGAAGCTGGAACTGCTCAGCGATGCCAACTTCATCGATCTGGCGCGGGTGGCGATGGCCGAGATCATCCATTCGCCGGAGCGCGCGCAGGCCATCGTCTGTCGCATGGGCGAGAAGGAAAGCGGCGAGAGTGCCTGGATCCGCGCGGCCATCGCCGATGGCCGGCTGCGCGAGGTTGATCCGGAATTTGCTGGCCACCAGCTGCACGGCCTGGTGAAGAGCTTCGCGTTCTGGCCGCAGGTGACGATGGGGCAGGCGCCGTTGAATGCGCATGAGCGTGCACGCGTGGCCGAGTCGGCGGTGGCGATGTTCCTGGGCTTCTACGCAGTCTAG
- a CDS encoding MBL fold metallo-hydrolase translates to MKRLLLVLLLGILAVTAYTFCKSWSLPDFPDSPQYRDGKFRNALPKPAMGLRDGLEIWWTFLFNKPKGTVPNHPIPVQPLDRATLDAAPDRSLFRIGHSTILLKLRGQYWLTDPVFSERASPVQWMGPARFHAPPISIDELPPIAGVILSHNHYDHLDHAAVMQLAGKTARFIAPLGVGDQLIAWGVDAAKVEQLDWWQSTEANGLRLTATPGQHFSGRGLGDSDRSLWASWVIQDGDFRIFFSGDTGYFDGFKAIGEKYGPFDLTMIETGAYDPRWAFVHMQPEQTLQAHLDLRGKWLLPIHNGTFDLALHAWQQPLERITALAKANNVPVATPMMGEALDMQSPQAGTRWWETVEL, encoded by the coding sequence ATGAAGCGCCTGCTCCTTGTCCTCCTGCTTGGAATCCTCGCCGTGACCGCCTACACCTTCTGCAAGTCCTGGTCCCTCCCCGACTTCCCCGACTCGCCGCAGTACCGCGACGGCAAGTTCCGCAACGCCCTGCCGAAGCCGGCAATGGGCCTGCGCGACGGCCTGGAGATCTGGTGGACCTTCCTGTTCAACAAGCCCAAGGGCACCGTGCCCAATCATCCGATCCCGGTGCAGCCGCTGGACCGTGCCACGCTGGACGCTGCGCCGGACCGCAGCCTGTTCCGCATCGGCCATTCCACGATCCTGTTGAAGCTTCGCGGCCAGTACTGGCTGACCGACCCGGTGTTTTCCGAGCGCGCCTCGCCGGTCCAGTGGATGGGACCGGCCCGCTTCCATGCGCCGCCGATCAGCATCGACGAGCTGCCGCCGATTGCCGGCGTGATCCTCTCGCACAACCACTACGACCACCTCGACCACGCCGCCGTGATGCAGTTGGCCGGCAAGACCGCGCGCTTCATCGCACCGCTCGGCGTGGGTGACCAGCTGATCGCCTGGGGCGTGGACGCCGCCAAGGTCGAACAGCTGGACTGGTGGCAATCCACCGAAGCCAACGGCCTGCGCCTGACCGCCACCCCGGGCCAGCATTTTTCCGGCCGCGGGCTGGGCGACAGCGACCGCAGCCTGTGGGCGTCGTGGGTGATCCAGGACGGCGACTTCCGCATCTTCTTCAGCGGCGACACCGGCTACTTCGACGGCTTCAAGGCCATCGGCGAAAAGTATGGCCCGTTCGATCTGACCATGATCGAAACCGGTGCGTACGACCCGCGATGGGCGTTCGTGCACATGCAGCCGGAACAGACCCTGCAGGCGCACCTGGACCTGCGCGGCAAGTGGCTGCTGCCGATCCACAACGGCACCTTCGACCTGGCCCTGCACGCGTGGCAGCAGCCGCTCGAGCGCATTACCGCGCTGGCGAAGGCAAACAACGTGCCGGTGGCCACCCCGATGATGGGTGAAGCGCTGGACATGCAGTCGCCGCAGGCGGGCACGCGCTGGTGGGAGACGGTGGAGTTGTAA